One segment of Anatilimnocola aggregata DNA contains the following:
- a CDS encoding DUF1338 domain-containing protein: protein MTAISGPHERLAGDANREQFLAAVFDALWERYRSRVSYVQTYEKVVHEAGATFFNDHIAFRTLAVQQPQAGIASVSRVFEALGYRAAGSYHFEDKQLSAIHFQHPNVQFPKLFVSELKTWELPAESRSLIELALAAHRPQLRNDLLAELAGLDQSKPTDSHRDLLMTEVVDWFHTLPWKAPEKAAVQKLNAVSQYGAWTLVHGYNVNHFTSLVNSHGVPQLNDLEKTMQALAAAGVPIKTEIEGERGSKLRQSATEAVKIDVDVREGATNTKLPWSYAYFELAERNEITDAATGNKVRFEGFLGPQATNLFEMTRLK, encoded by the coding sequence ATGACTGCGATCTCTGGTCCGCACGAGCGATTGGCTGGCGATGCCAACCGCGAACAGTTTTTGGCAGCGGTCTTCGATGCTCTGTGGGAACGCTATCGCTCGCGAGTGTCGTACGTGCAGACGTATGAAAAAGTCGTGCACGAGGCCGGGGCCACTTTTTTCAACGATCATATCGCATTCCGTACCTTGGCGGTGCAACAACCCCAGGCCGGTATCGCCAGTGTGTCGCGAGTGTTCGAAGCCCTCGGCTATCGCGCTGCAGGCAGCTACCACTTCGAAGACAAGCAACTGAGCGCGATCCACTTCCAACATCCGAATGTCCAGTTTCCCAAGTTGTTTGTTTCGGAATTGAAGACGTGGGAATTGCCGGCCGAGTCGCGTTCGCTCATCGAATTGGCCCTCGCGGCCCATCGTCCGCAATTGCGGAACGACCTGTTAGCAGAACTGGCCGGACTGGACCAGTCGAAACCCACCGATTCGCACCGCGACCTATTAATGACCGAAGTGGTTGATTGGTTTCATACCCTTCCTTGGAAAGCGCCAGAAAAAGCGGCCGTGCAAAAGCTCAACGCGGTCAGCCAGTATGGAGCTTGGACGCTAGTGCATGGCTACAACGTCAATCACTTCACCTCGCTCGTCAATTCGCATGGCGTGCCGCAGCTGAACGATCTCGAAAAAACCATGCAGGCCCTCGCTGCGGCCGGCGTGCCGATCAAGACCGAAATCGAAGGGGAGCGCGGCAGCAAGCTCCGGCAAAGTGCAACCGAAGCAGTCAAGATCGACGTCGATGTCCGCGAGGGTGCAACCAACACCAAGTTGCCCTGGTCCTATGCCTATTTCGAGCTAGCCGAGCGGAATGAGATCACCGATGCCGCGACCGGCAACAAGGTTCGCTTCGAAGGATTCCTCGGGCCACAAGCGACCAACCTGTTCGAGATGACGAGGCTGAAGTAG
- a CDS encoding M48 family metalloprotease, which produces MSHSQQTFTNLGFVKTFVLPALFIFVGPLVSLLFFLHAQHRYDSEIRAAILNQIDSEQNVAPDEKRAARQFFERVRVSQLLLTPEGDQLGLPDSTLRDYATFRWLIRLSIASLVGGVLVFAFAGICVLVSLRSQYAQYLSLLISWQVLRIYSALLTIAIGIMLVALSYWVTALWLNAFSVKLVVIAGILALCGVGAILAAIFKRPKHDIVVEGVVLPKDPSSSLWQALESICTKVGAQPPDQIVAGIDDNFFVTEQPLTADGKKLTGKTLFVSLALLKQLHAAEADAVLAHEMAHFSGRDTLFSKKIAPLLQRYEAYLDALYHGGYTRPIFYFMLCFRALFELSLGKHSREREFRADAIAAQVTSPHDFAGALLRIAAYSKFRTSVEQDLFSQEQALVTADVSQRIARGFPDYATAFSADPDVGLSETTHPFDSHPPMLQRFQAIGVQLNANDICSRLKVVGDGRWYYHIPHADELERAQWEEFEEQFRGFHESTLAYRLMPDNPAEQAIVERSFPALKIEGKQSAVEFDFSKCHHTPWPDPLPFNEISSSELNDSGVLSIHFTRAGKRTRTIDLNKFSQADQATILEEYQRYYGRYLSAVDYQQAKKLKFEALVPGMTASETKTDT; this is translated from the coding sequence ATGAGCCACTCTCAGCAAACTTTCACCAACCTGGGTTTCGTGAAAACATTCGTCTTGCCCGCGCTGTTTATCTTCGTTGGTCCGCTAGTTTCGCTGCTGTTTTTTCTGCATGCTCAACATCGCTATGACTCGGAGATCCGGGCCGCGATTTTGAACCAGATCGATTCAGAACAAAACGTCGCACCGGATGAAAAGAGAGCTGCTCGCCAGTTTTTTGAACGCGTTCGTGTCTCACAATTGCTCTTAACCCCAGAAGGAGACCAACTCGGCTTACCCGACAGTACGCTACGTGATTACGCGACCTTCCGTTGGCTGATTCGCCTCTCCATCGCTTCACTCGTGGGTGGCGTTTTGGTATTTGCGTTTGCTGGTATCTGCGTGCTTGTTTCCCTGCGTTCGCAATATGCTCAGTACTTGAGCCTGCTCATTAGCTGGCAAGTCCTCCGCATTTACAGTGCACTGCTGACGATCGCGATTGGGATCATGCTGGTAGCGCTTTCGTACTGGGTCACTGCGCTGTGGCTCAATGCATTTTCTGTGAAGCTCGTTGTAATTGCTGGCATTCTGGCTCTGTGCGGAGTCGGGGCAATTCTGGCCGCGATCTTCAAGCGACCCAAGCACGACATTGTCGTCGAAGGAGTCGTGCTGCCGAAAGATCCCTCCAGTTCACTGTGGCAGGCTCTCGAATCCATTTGCACCAAAGTGGGCGCTCAACCACCGGACCAGATCGTAGCGGGGATTGACGACAATTTCTTTGTAACTGAGCAACCACTCACTGCGGACGGCAAAAAGCTTACCGGCAAGACGCTGTTCGTCAGTTTGGCGCTGCTCAAGCAACTGCATGCGGCTGAAGCCGATGCGGTACTAGCCCATGAAATGGCTCACTTCAGCGGGCGTGACACGCTCTTTAGCAAGAAGATAGCTCCGCTATTGCAGCGATACGAGGCGTACCTGGATGCGCTCTATCATGGCGGGTACACGCGGCCGATTTTCTATTTCATGTTATGTTTTCGCGCACTATTTGAACTCTCGCTGGGCAAACATAGTCGCGAGCGGGAGTTTCGTGCCGATGCCATTGCCGCCCAGGTGACCTCGCCGCATGACTTTGCCGGTGCGCTGTTACGCATTGCCGCCTACTCCAAATTTCGCACCTCGGTCGAACAAGATCTGTTCAGCCAGGAGCAGGCGCTCGTCACTGCTGACGTTTCGCAGCGCATCGCCCGCGGATTTCCTGACTACGCAACGGCGTTCTCTGCCGATCCTGATGTGGGGCTGAGTGAAACAACGCATCCCTTCGATTCTCACCCTCCCATGCTGCAACGGTTCCAGGCGATTGGTGTGCAGTTGAATGCCAACGATATCTGCTCGAGATTGAAAGTCGTCGGCGATGGGCGCTGGTATTACCACATTCCCCATGCCGATGAACTGGAGCGTGCCCAGTGGGAAGAATTCGAAGAACAATTCCGTGGGTTTCACGAAAGCACGCTCGCCTACCGCTTGATGCCTGACAATCCCGCTGAGCAAGCCATCGTGGAAAGGTCGTTTCCGGCGTTAAAGATCGAGGGCAAACAAAGTGCCGTCGAATTCGACTTCAGCAAATGCCACCATACTCCTTGGCCCGACCCGCTCCCTTTCAACGAAATTAGCAGCAGCGAACTGAACGACAGCGGCGTGCTGTCGATTCATTTCACGCGCGCTGGCAAACGAACACGAACGATCGACCTGAACAAATTCTCGCAGGCGGACCAAGCCACGATCCTGGAAGAGTACCAGCGTTACTACGGTCGATACCTGTCAGCGGTTGATTATCAACAGGCCAAGAAGTTGAAATTCGAGGCCTTGGTTCCAGGGATGACGGCTTCAGAGACGAAGACGGACACGTAA
- a CDS encoding type I phosphomannose isomerase catalytic subunit: protein MSSLYPLRFEPVLKRYLWGGRRLHTILGKPLPAGDDYAESWEISDHPAGQSVVTAGSLKGATLGELVANHGPALLGKHASQAAAQGRFPLLFKLLDAQKVLSVQVHPTDAAAAQLTPPDLGKTEAWVVLHAEPGSVVYAGIKRGFDRATVERELLSGTVELCLNKFEPQAGDCLFIPAGVVHALGAGLVIAEIQQASDTTFRLYDWKRVGPDGQPRPLHIQQSLAAIDFAHGPVQPQKPTVVPHADGTAQIEQLVSCDKFVLERWTISGPTKIGGDDRCYLLCAIDGELSISNDPSQKPLARGQSALLPATSPALLTPRREATVLVASLPG from the coding sequence ATGAGTTCGCTCTACCCTCTTCGGTTCGAACCAGTCTTGAAGCGCTACCTCTGGGGTGGCAGGCGGCTGCACACCATCTTGGGCAAGCCCTTGCCGGCTGGCGACGACTATGCCGAGAGCTGGGAAATCTCCGATCACCCGGCGGGACAGAGCGTGGTGACGGCCGGTTCTTTGAAAGGAGCCACCCTGGGCGAGTTGGTCGCCAATCATGGACCAGCACTGCTGGGGAAGCACGCGTCGCAGGCGGCCGCGCAGGGGCGGTTTCCGTTGCTGTTCAAATTGCTCGATGCCCAAAAGGTGCTGAGTGTGCAGGTGCATCCGACCGATGCCGCTGCTGCCCAGCTGACGCCGCCCGACTTGGGAAAGACCGAAGCCTGGGTTGTGCTGCATGCCGAACCGGGGAGCGTGGTCTATGCGGGCATCAAGCGGGGCTTTGACCGAGCGACGGTCGAACGAGAGCTCCTCAGCGGCACGGTGGAACTGTGCCTGAACAAGTTCGAGCCGCAGGCTGGCGACTGCTTGTTCATTCCCGCCGGAGTGGTGCATGCCCTGGGTGCCGGGCTGGTGATTGCCGAGATTCAGCAAGCCAGCGACACCACCTTTCGCTTATACGACTGGAAGCGCGTCGGGCCGGATGGTCAGCCGCGGCCGTTGCACATTCAGCAAAGTCTGGCGGCGATCGACTTCGCCCATGGTCCCGTGCAACCGCAAAAGCCAACGGTGGTGCCACATGCCGACGGCACTGCCCAGATCGAACAACTCGTCAGCTGCGATAAGTTCGTGCTGGAGCGCTGGACGATCTCTGGACCCACGAAGATTGGCGGCGATGACCGCTGCTACCTGCTTTGCGCGATCGACGGCGAACTGTCGATTTCGAACGATCCCAGCCAGAAGCCACTCGCTCGGGGACAGAGCGCATTACTTCCGGCCACCTCCCCTGCCCTGCTGACGCCCCGGCGGGAGGCGACGGTGCTGGTGGCGAGTTTGCCGGGGTGA
- a CDS encoding sigma-70 RNA polymerase sigma factor region 4 domain-containing protein, giving the protein MVADLKVPPSERDFQAFRLIKVEQRTTRAVAELLGILQTRVCQIVQRVLEFLIETAPTADDEARRAHWPRKWPRIALIFCFGWPCKVGKTRKVT; this is encoded by the coding sequence ATGGTTGCGGATCTGAAAGTGCCGCCGAGCGAACGGGATTTTCAAGCGTTTCGATTGATTAAAGTCGAGCAGCGGACGACGCGGGCGGTGGCCGAACTGCTGGGCATTTTGCAGACCAGAGTCTGCCAGATTGTGCAGCGAGTGCTGGAGTTTTTGATCGAGACGGCCCCCACTGCCGACGACGAAGCGCGGCGCGCGCATTGGCCGAGGAAGTGGCCGCGGATCGCTTTGATTTTCTGTTTCGGGTGGCCATGCAAAGTTGGGAAGACTCGAAAGGTTACGTGA
- a CDS encoding molybdopterin-dependent oxidoreductase, translating to MNSSLTSMKIVRSTRRLWLAQTAALGATAYLGSTGWGQDSATQAAGSKLIVRQERPFNAEPGLPELVKNYFTPVEQFYVRSHGDVPTVDEKTFRLKISGLVNRELEFSVDQLKEKFDTHKVAATLTCAGNRRQEMSAIKKVAGVQWDAGAIGHATWTGALLSEVLKAAELKPEAKHVWFDGLDPIKEKDGSEAPFGGSIPLGKALAHEGRDLPSLLAHSMNDKPLTPAHGAPLRSLVPGFIGARSVKWLAKIVVSDRSSPNHYVAEAYKLIQTDDKEEVAKAEPIYEFPLNVAIGLPTDGVKLKAGRQEISGYVLPSGTPNSFCQEIELSVDNGRNWRSVKTLASDPITAASTFSWRLWTANVDILKGRQTLIARAVDTAGKSTPEQGPWNLKGYMYNAWHRVRVEGV from the coding sequence ATGAACTCAAGTCTGACCTCGATGAAGATTGTCCGCTCGACTCGCCGCCTGTGGTTGGCCCAAACCGCGGCGCTCGGTGCAACCGCCTATCTGGGCAGCACTGGTTGGGGGCAGGACTCGGCAACTCAAGCTGCGGGAAGCAAGTTGATTGTGCGGCAAGAAAGGCCGTTCAATGCCGAGCCTGGTTTGCCAGAACTGGTGAAGAACTACTTCACGCCCGTCGAGCAGTTTTATGTGCGCAGTCACGGCGATGTCCCCACGGTCGATGAGAAGACATTTCGCCTGAAGATTTCGGGGCTGGTGAATCGCGAACTCGAATTCAGCGTCGACCAATTGAAGGAAAAGTTCGATACGCACAAGGTTGCCGCGACGCTGACCTGCGCGGGAAATCGCCGGCAGGAAATGAGCGCCATCAAGAAAGTGGCTGGCGTGCAGTGGGATGCCGGTGCCATCGGCCATGCCACTTGGACCGGCGCTCTCCTCTCTGAAGTGCTGAAAGCCGCGGAACTGAAGCCCGAAGCCAAGCACGTGTGGTTCGACGGGCTCGACCCGATCAAAGAGAAGGACGGCAGCGAAGCTCCGTTCGGCGGCTCGATTCCGCTGGGGAAAGCGCTGGCCCACGAAGGGCGCGATCTGCCTTCGCTTCTTGCGCACTCGATGAACGACAAGCCCCTGACTCCAGCGCACGGCGCGCCACTTCGCTCGCTGGTGCCCGGCTTCATTGGAGCCCGCAGCGTGAAGTGGCTGGCGAAGATTGTCGTCAGCGATCGGAGCTCTCCCAATCATTACGTTGCCGAGGCGTACAAGTTAATTCAGACAGATGACAAGGAAGAAGTCGCCAAGGCCGAGCCGATCTATGAGTTTCCGCTCAATGTTGCGATTGGCTTGCCGACGGACGGAGTCAAACTGAAAGCAGGACGACAAGAGATAAGTGGTTACGTATTGCCCAGTGGAACGCCAAACAGCTTTTGCCAAGAAATCGAACTGTCTGTAGATAACGGTCGAAATTGGAGGAGTGTTAAAACGCTCGCGAGCGATCCGATCACCGCAGCAAGTACTTTCAGTTGGCGTCTGTGGACTGCGAATGTTGACATCTTAAAAGGTCGTCAAACGCTAATTGCTCGAGCGGTCGACACCGCAGGCAAGTCGACGCCTGAACAGGGCCCCTGGAATCTCAAAGGCTACATGTACAACGCCTGGCACCGCGTGCGCGTCGAAGGGGTGTAG
- a CDS encoding UDP-glucose dehydrogenase family protein — protein sequence MKIAMIGAGYVGLVSGTCLADTGNEVTCVDINQDRIERLEQGQVPIYEPGLAELVVRNAALGRLHFTIDTAEAVRSAQLVFLAVGTPSNEDGSADLSYLWQAVEKIAPHLRTDAVVVVKSTAPVGTNQEISNRLRKLTGRECDVASNPEFLKEGAAINDFQYPDRIVVGVRTPAAEDKLRELYAPYLRTDKPFLTMTPESAELTKYVANALLSTKISFINEMANLCERLKGDINDVRRGIGHDRRIGFQFLFPGVGYGGSCFPKDVRALADMARKVGLEPRMLDAVDTVNNHQKFVLLAKLKQQFSDKLQGLTIAIWGLAFKPRTDDIREAPALVLIDQLLAAGCKVQVHDPEALKNVQALYGDKLLYATSPLDALEGADALCINTEWGDFRNPDFDEMKRRLRLPIIFDGRNLYEPETMREYGFVYHSIGRVPVK from the coding sequence ATGAAAATTGCCATGATTGGCGCTGGTTACGTGGGCCTGGTTTCGGGAACCTGCCTGGCAGATACGGGGAACGAAGTCACTTGCGTCGACATTAACCAGGACCGCATCGAACGGCTCGAGCAGGGGCAAGTTCCCATTTATGAGCCAGGGCTGGCAGAACTAGTGGTGCGCAATGCCGCACTCGGGCGGTTGCACTTTACCATCGATACGGCTGAAGCCGTCCGCAGTGCCCAACTGGTGTTTTTGGCGGTCGGCACGCCCAGCAACGAAGACGGCTCGGCGGACCTGAGTTATCTGTGGCAAGCTGTGGAGAAGATTGCTCCGCACTTGCGCACCGATGCCGTCGTGGTGGTCAAGAGTACTGCTCCGGTTGGAACGAATCAGGAGATCAGCAATCGCTTGCGCAAATTGACCGGCCGCGAATGCGACGTGGCGAGCAATCCGGAGTTTCTGAAAGAGGGAGCGGCAATCAACGACTTTCAATACCCCGACCGCATCGTGGTTGGGGTGCGGACCCCAGCCGCCGAAGACAAGCTGCGCGAGCTGTATGCTCCCTACTTGCGCACCGATAAACCGTTTTTGACGATGACGCCCGAAAGCGCCGAGCTGACGAAGTACGTGGCCAACGCGCTCCTCTCAACCAAAATCAGCTTCATCAACGAGATGGCCAATTTGTGCGAACGGCTAAAAGGTGACATCAACGACGTCCGTCGCGGCATCGGTCACGATCGCCGCATCGGCTTTCAGTTTCTCTTTCCCGGCGTCGGTTATGGCGGCAGTTGCTTTCCTAAGGATGTGCGTGCCTTGGCCGACATGGCCCGCAAGGTGGGTCTCGAACCGCGCATGCTCGATGCCGTCGACACGGTGAACAATCATCAGAAGTTCGTCTTGCTGGCCAAGCTCAAGCAGCAATTCTCGGACAAGTTGCAAGGCCTGACGATCGCCATTTGGGGCCTCGCATTCAAGCCGCGAACCGACGACATTCGCGAAGCACCGGCGCTGGTGCTGATCGATCAGTTGCTGGCGGCGGGGTGCAAAGTGCAAGTGCACGACCCCGAAGCATTGAAGAATGTGCAGGCCCTGTATGGCGACAAGTTGCTGTATGCGACATCGCCGCTGGATGCCCTGGAAGGTGCGGATGCCTTGTGCATTAACACCGAGTGGGGCGACTTTCGCAATCCCGACTTCGACGAAATGAAGCGCCGCTTACGGCTGCCCATCATTTTCGACGGCCGCAATCTGTACGAGCCCGAAACAATGCGCGAATATGGCTTCGTCTATCACAGCATTGGCCGGGTACCGGTGAAATAG
- a CDS encoding membrane or secreted protein, whose protein sequence is MRTTYILMLLALLLVPNVGCAGNRFAASRWNFWHPGPTTQQRVRASVHDPYSDRDLGPEVVGGRPREFMNQYPEAVRNRFYSDTNAR, encoded by the coding sequence ATGCGAACAACATACATCTTGATGCTTCTGGCTCTCTTGCTCGTTCCGAATGTGGGATGCGCGGGTAACCGCTTTGCCGCTTCGCGCTGGAATTTCTGGCACCCCGGCCCCACGACCCAGCAGCGAGTGCGCGCCAGCGTTCACGATCCCTACTCCGACCGCGATCTTGGTCCGGAAGTGGTCGGTGGTCGGCCGCGCGAGTTCATGAATCAATATCCTGAAGCAGTCCGCAATCGGTTTTATTCCGATACCAACGCTCGGTAG
- the tatC gene encoding twin-arginine translocase subunit TatC — protein MFAAILLRAEHSCGDLLAPAAVTQALLAVCMLVCRRRGTIIHTGIHNGTPAMAKQPQDDLFEGGTMSFGEHLEELRICLFRSLFGVIIGCLIGLYAAEYVVVFFQGPLERALKSHYLARAIEQVKDDFDGNPPVEFQETIIKDELIPEKVSVEPAQIASVMGLSFPDYLKDSRISSSTFVPADFKEAGSELAVAKLLAEQKASKTDSPARRLWQMMSAEQQAAITKLAEVRTSFTPAERQQLIMVLNELLAQKELHDSAEFAALAGASHEATSALREAVKKEENPETTRRLNKFLVAGALADHVRSPRVNLVTFYNWKPVKVRFQVLNAQEAFMIYLKAALLTGVVISSPWIFFQIWNFVATGLYPHEKNQVFLYLPISMLLFFAGASLAFGFVFEPVLNFLFQFNQGLNAEFDPRIGEWLSFVLILPLGFGISFQLPLVMLFVNRLGLVSVDVYMKQWRMAILIIFVVAMVLTPADPISMMLMAVPLCGLYVLGIGMCIWMPQSRSPFTTAYEPSA, from the coding sequence GTGTTTGCCGCAATCTTGTTGCGCGCGGAGCACTCGTGCGGCGATCTTCTCGCGCCGGCTGCAGTCACACAGGCCCTGTTGGCGGTGTGCATGCTGGTCTGTCGTCGGCGTGGCACAATCATTCACACGGGCATTCACAACGGAACACCAGCCATGGCGAAGCAACCGCAAGACGATCTGTTCGAAGGTGGCACCATGTCCTTCGGGGAACACCTCGAAGAACTTCGCATCTGCCTCTTCCGCTCGCTGTTCGGCGTCATCATCGGCTGCTTGATCGGCCTGTATGCTGCCGAATATGTCGTCGTCTTCTTTCAAGGTCCGCTCGAACGGGCCCTCAAATCGCACTATCTGGCCCGCGCCATCGAACAAGTCAAAGACGACTTCGACGGCAATCCACCCGTCGAATTTCAAGAGACGATCATCAAAGATGAGTTGATTCCCGAGAAGGTGAGCGTCGAGCCGGCGCAAATCGCCAGCGTCATGGGACTTTCCTTCCCCGACTACCTCAAAGATTCTCGCATCTCGTCCAGCACCTTTGTGCCTGCCGACTTTAAGGAAGCGGGCAGCGAACTGGCCGTGGCCAAACTGCTGGCCGAGCAGAAAGCGAGCAAGACCGACTCCCCTGCGCGGCGCTTGTGGCAAATGATGTCTGCCGAGCAGCAGGCTGCGATCACCAAATTGGCTGAAGTGAGAACCTCGTTCACTCCTGCCGAGCGGCAGCAACTGATCATGGTGCTGAACGAACTTCTGGCGCAGAAGGAACTGCACGACTCGGCCGAGTTCGCCGCCCTGGCCGGCGCCAGCCACGAGGCCACCAGCGCACTGCGAGAGGCGGTAAAGAAAGAAGAGAATCCGGAAACTACCCGCCGGCTCAACAAGTTTCTCGTAGCGGGCGCTTTGGCCGATCATGTTCGTTCTCCGCGCGTGAACCTCGTGACGTTTTATAACTGGAAACCCGTGAAGGTCCGCTTCCAAGTCCTTAACGCCCAGGAAGCCTTCATGATTTATCTGAAGGCGGCACTTCTCACCGGCGTCGTGATCTCCAGTCCCTGGATCTTCTTTCAGATCTGGAACTTCGTCGCGACGGGCTTATACCCGCACGAGAAAAACCAGGTCTTCCTCTATCTCCCCATCAGCATGCTCCTGTTCTTTGCCGGGGCCTCGCTGGCGTTTGGCTTTGTCTTCGAACCGGTGTTGAACTTCCTGTTCCAATTCAACCAAGGCTTGAATGCCGAGTTCGATCCTCGAATTGGCGAATGGCTCAGCTTCGTGTTGATCCTGCCGCTCGGCTTCGGCATTAGTTTTCAATTGCCGCTGGTGATGCTGTTTGTAAATCGCCTGGGCCTTGTCTCGGTCGATGTCTATATGAAGCAGTGGCGGATGGCGATTCTGATCATCTTCGTCGTCGCGATGGTCCTCACGCCGGCCGATCCCATTAGCATGATGCTGATGGCCGTTCCGTTGTGCGGACTCTATGTCCTCGGTATCGGCATGTGCATCTGGATGCCGCAAAGCCGCAGCCCCTTCACCACCGCCTACGAACCGAGCGCATAG